A single window of Nicotiana sylvestris chromosome 3, ASM39365v2, whole genome shotgun sequence DNA harbors:
- the LOC138887593 gene encoding uncharacterized protein has product MDFIVGLPRTLKKFDAVWVIVDRLTKSEHFISVVATYSSEQLALINICEIVHLHGWFELREARLLATDLVQDALEKVKLIQDPLRISQSRQKSYANRKTRDVAFMVGERVLLWVSPMKGVMRFGNKGKLSPRYIGPFEILRKVGEMAYKLALPPSLSAVHPVFHICMLRKYYGDPSHVLDFSSVQSDMDLAYDQEPVAIMDR; this is encoded by the exons atggatttcattgttgggctTCCACGAACCTTGAAGAAATTTgacgcagtatgggttattgtggatagactaACAAAGTCTGAACACTTCATTTCGGTTGTggctacctattcttcagagcagctgGCTCTGATCAATATCTGTGAGATTGTCCATCTTCATG gttggtttgagctgagagaggctaggttgttggccactgatttggttcaggatgctttagagaaagTCAAGTTAATTCAGGATCCGCTTCGTATAtcacagtctagacagaagagttatgctaatCGGAAGACTCGTGATGTAGCATTTATGGTGGGAGAGAGGGTTTTGCTttgggtttcacccatgaagggtgtgatgagattcggaaataagggaaagttgagccctagatatattggtccttttgagatcctCAGGAAAGTAGGTGAGATGGCCTACAAACTTGcattgccacccagcttatcggcAGTTCACCCGGTGTTCCATATTTGCATGCTTCGAAAGTATTATGGTGATCCATCACATGTattagatttcagctcagtccagtcGGACATGGACTTGGCTTATGATCAGGAGCCGGTGGCTATCATGGATaggtag